The following nucleotide sequence is from Oscillospiraceae bacterium.
CCGCAGTGGACGGCGTATCGTTTATGGACGACTGGGGTACGCAGATATCGCTGTTGATCTCCCCGAAGACCTGGGAACAGATTTTTAAACCGATGTACAAGGATTACAGCGACCTTGCGCATTCCAAGGGCAAGAAGATCTTTTTCCATTCGGACGGATACATCGAGGCCATCTATCCGCATCTGGTCGAAATCGGTCTGGATGCGATCAATTCACAGTTGTTTTGCATGAATATCGAAAATCTGGTTGAAAAATACGGCGATAAAGTCACTTTTTGGGGCGAAATCGATCGGCAGCACATTTTGCCGTTCGGAACGACCGAGGACGTGAAAAAAGCCGTCAATCGGGTGGCTTCCGCAGTTATCAAGAAAAACGGCAAGCGCACCGGCGCATTCGCCCAGTGCGAATGGAACGCCTTCGACCCCTATGAGAACATCGTGACCGTATTTGAGGAATGGGATAAGCAATGATATTGGAATTAAATTGTTTTTCGAGACGCACTTTCGGGTGCGTCTTTTTCATTTCAAAAGGCATTTTTACTTGTTACATCGCACATATGGTGGTATACTGTTTACATCCTCAGAAAGGAGAAAAAGCACATGCTTTATCCGAAAAATCAAACCGAAAAACTCGACAGAGAACTTTTTAAAAATCCCACCTGCGAATATCGCGGGACGCCGTTCTGGGCTTGGAACACCAAGTTGGACCAACAGCTCATGAACAAAGAAATAGACCATATGAAAGAGATGGGAATGGGCGGTTTCC
It contains:
- a CDS encoding uroporphyrinogen decarboxylase family protein, which gives rise to AVDGVSFMDDWGTQISLLISPKTWEQIFKPMYKDYSDLAHSKGKKIFFHSDGYIEAIYPHLVEIGLDAINSQLFCMNIENLVEKYGDKVTFWGEIDRQHILPFGTTEDVKKAVNRVASAVIKKNGKRTGAFAQCEWNAFDPYENIVTVFEEWDKQ